Within Natronocella acetinitrilica, the genomic segment TTGCACAATCAGGTTGTCCGTGCTCCATGCCTGCGACGGATCTCCCGTGCTCAGGCGGTAGAGATGGAACGTCGAATTGTCACCGATGAAGCCGCATGAGGTGCGTTGTTCGATATCAATCCTGGAGAATCCGGCTCCGAGATCGAAGCGATAGTAGGAGTGGTTGTTTTCGATGCTGGTGGTGTTGGTCGTGCTGCTGCCATTCTTACCACCGGCGAGGGTGGATTCAGTGCGTCTGTCCGGATAGATGCGCCGTGGATCAGTGGGGGAGCCGGCATTCAGATTCCCCGGTGTGATCGTGAGCTCCCTGCCGGCCGTCAGGCCACTACTCAGACTGACGCGAACGTAAATCTTGCTCCCCCGGGATACGATTCTTGTGCCGAGACCGCGGCCGTCGCCTGAGGGAACCCGCTCGTGGGCTGACGGTGGCAGCGTGCCATCGGCGTTTCTGCTGAGATAGACGTTGAGCTCCCTGCCCGCCGTGCCGCCAGGCGTGAGAAACCGGAAAGCGCCGTCATAGGGTGCCTCGAAGCGGAACAGCTGTTGTTCCCCCGGCTCCAGGGTGAAGTCGTAGCGCTGGCTCAGGCAGAGCTTGATGAACCCGTACTGGTCCGCTCCCCCCTGGGAGCAGGAGGCCGTGAGCCCCAGGCCTCCCTGATCCGAGAGCTGCCGTGAAACCTCCAGCGCGTCAAAGTTGTCCGCCAGGCGGGTGAGCGACTCCACGATGGTGCCATCTGCCACCAGTTCCCGGGCGTCGGCGCGCAGTTCGCTCCACAGCGTCTGCAGGGCATTGCTTACATTAGAGGTGCTCCAGGCCTCCGGGCCACTGAGCAGCGCCAACGCCTCGGTCACATCAGATCTCGCCGAGAGTGCTGCCATCAGCTTCGTGAACACGCCGCTCAGCTGTTGATCAAGCGGATGCTGATCAGGTAACGCGAACAGGTTGACTGACCGCGGATCCGTCGGGAAGTCCAGGTCCTCGTCCAGACGACGCAGAGCAAAATCGACGCGACCATCGAATTCCTGCCCGGCGGCCATGCGATCCAGCACATACGTGGTCATCACGGTTGTCAGCACATTCACCGCCGTCGGGAATGGAGGCGGCGAGGACTCGTCTTCCGGAATACGCACCACACTGCGAAGCGTTACCGGGCTCCCCGCGACGGTGCCAGTGGCCTCGCTGAACCAGTCACCCGTCACCGTAATCAGTGACGGGCCATGCCAGTCGATATTGTCGAAGCGAAAATCCCCGTAGGTGTCCAGGGTTGTTGCGACGCCCTCGCTTGCTGCGGTGCCATCTGCGGCGAGTGGCTGGATGGTGACGGTTCCGCCGGGTGCCAGCGGCCCCTTTTGTGCGAAACCATCTGCTGACTGCAGCCTGGCCAGGAGTGACTCCGGCGCTTCACTGTCCCCACCGCCTACGGCGGGGTCACCTTCCGTGTCCGGGTTTTGTGCGCTCGACCCGCCGCCACCGCCACCACCGCTGTTACAGGCGGAGATGGCAAGGGCGCCCACCAACAGGCAGAGCGGCCAGAACCCGCGTAGCTTGAATGTCATCGTTCATGTTCCTCATCAGAGAAGCGCCGCCGGGAACCCTTCCCGGCAGATAGGGTTGAACGTGGCATTAAGCGGCTATCGATGGGATTGCGGTATGACCCGAATGGGCTAGCCTCCGGGCTAGCCCGGTTGCGGATTCAGGACACTACTGCGGGCTGGGCGAACGCCCCGGTAACGCCGTAAGCGCCGCCCAGGCCAGCACTAGCCAACCGAGCATCAACGTGATGCCGCCCACCGGCGTGACCATGGTGATGGCTGGTTGGTTGAGCACCGCCGAGAGGTAGATGCTGAAGCTGAAGAGCAGGGTGCCGGCCACGAACAACCAGCCGCTCAGCGCCAGGCGCTTTGCCGTGTGTCGCGCCAATGGGGTGAGCAGTGCAAGGCCGATTGCCGTGACGATCAGGGCGCCGATCTGGTGGTAGCGGACTGCCGTCATCAGGTGGCGAAAGACTTCATCGCTCACCGACGGGCGCAGCGCGTGTTCGGCGGATGCACCAATGGCCACGGACAGAAAACCCAGAACGGCACCAACTGCCAGTACGCTGCGCAAGATCCGATCTCCTCTGCGAAGGCGCCCCGTTTGGCGCCGAATGCTGCCCGCCGTGAGACTCCCGCGCCGGCCTGTGGTTCCTCAGCCTGGATTCTTCTTGCGCCGTTGTTCGGCGTCCGCCGCATAGAGTGTCTGCAGTTCCCGCGCCGCCTCCTGCGTTGTCTGGATCAGTTTCTGTTCATCGCCGAAGACAGAAAGCTGCCGCAACAAGGTGGCCTCGTCGTGGATACGGAAGGTCTCCACGGCCCGCTCGGCCTCGACTCGGGGCATACCCAGGCGGCGGAGCAACTCCTGGGTCAGCACCAGGCTGGAGTGCAGCGTTTCCCGCACAAGCCGATGAACGCCAAGGCGCAACAGCCGGTGCGCATGGTGCCGCCCGCGGGCCCGGGCCAGCACGGGCAGCGTTGGATACTGACTCCGGATCAGCTCGGCGACCTGCATTGATGCATCAATATCGCCAATGGCGAGCACCAGCGCCTGCGCATCCCGCACGCCGGCTGCCTCGAGGAGATCCAGCCGGGTGGCATCGCCATAGTAGACCTGGTTACCATAGCGCCGGACGAAATCGACCTGTTCGGGATTGATGTCCAGCACGGTGTAGGGGATGTCCAAGCCTTGCAAGACGCGGCCGACAATCTGCCCGAAGCGGCCGAATCCGACAATGATCACCCGGGGCTGGGTGTTCTCCGGTTCGTCGAAGCTGCGTGCCGGTGTTTCTATCCGGAAGCGGGGCCGCAGCCAGCGGCTGCTGGCAAGGAACAGCACCGGTGTCGTCGCCATTGACAGGGAAACCACCAGGATCAGCGTGTTGACCAGATCCACCCCCAGCACCTGGGCTGTCACTGCTGCGGTGAGCAGCACGAAGGCGAACTCACCGCCCTGGGAGAGCAGCACGCCAAGGTCGGCAGATTCGCGCCAGGGCAGGCCGTAGAGGCGGGATGCGAACAGGATGGATACACCCTTCAGCACCAGCAGCCCCAGGGTCAGCGCCGCAATTACCAGGGGTTGTTCCAGCAGCAGCCCGATTTCCGCGGTCATGCCGACGGCCATGAAGAACAAGCCGAGCAGCAACCCCTTGTAGGGCTCGATATCCGCTTCGATCATGTGCCGATACTCGGAATCGGCAAGCAGCACGCCGGCAATGAAGGCCCCTAGCGCCATGGATAGTCCGGAGACGTCCATGAGAAGCGCTGCGCCGATCACCACCGTGAGTGTCATGCCGGCGAAAACCTCCCGGCTTGCTGCCCCCGCGGCCAGGCGAAACAGGGGGCGTAGCAGGTAACGCCCGCCAACGGTAAGCGCGATCAATGCGGCCGCGGCAATGCCGACCTCCGCCAGCGCCTGCAGGGGCGCCTCGGTAAGGAGCAGTCCACCCCCCAGGATGGGCACGATGGCCAGCACCGGGATCGCCGCCAGATCCTGGAATAGCAGCAGAGCGAAACCGTTCCTGCCGTGCCGCGTCTGCAGCTCGCGGCGTTCTGCGAGCAGTTGCAGGACCAGCGGCGTGGAGCAAAGCCCCAGGCTGAAGCCGACCACCAGCGCTGCGATGGGGGGCAGGCCCAGTGCCAGACCAGCCGCGGCCAGAATTGCCGTGGTGATGAGGACCTGCAGGCTGCCGAACCCGAAGACCGGTTTGCGCATGGCGCGCAGACGGGAGGGCTTGAGTTCCAGCCCGATGACAAACAGCAGGAACACGATGCCGACCTGGGCGAACTGGAAGACGTCTTCCGGGCCAGGCACCAGGCCAAGCAACGACGGGCCGATCACGACCCCCGCCGCCAGGTAGCCGAGCACTTCACCCAGGCCGATGCGCTTGAACAGCGGTACAAGCACCACCGCTGCAACCAGGAATATCAGGGCATTAAGGAACAGGCTTGTATCCAAGTGTTTGATCTCGCGTTTCTTTCAAACCAGGTCGGAGGCACGTTATGGAAGCGCTGAAGTATTCGCGCCGTTGCGCTCGAGTCCGGTTTTCGTTCGTGGCTAGGAGCAAGGTGCCGCAGGTAGTGGTTCTACCTGTGGTGGCTTGCGACAACGCCATGGGCGAAAACCGGCCGAGCCCCATGGGGTTACACACGGATTTTCCGCGCTGCGTTGTTGCGACGCTTGGTCGTGGAACCACCACGACGCTGCGCGCCGCGCCTAGCATCACGAAAAATCGATGTGTAACGCAGCGGCGTGAATACTTCAGCGCTTCCTTATACCAAAGCAACATGTACCATAACGCTTCCGGGCGCTATGCTGACTTGACGTTATGCTTTTGCCGGCACGTCGCTGCCGGTGTCTCCTGCCATCCCGGCATTCTGATCGTGATGGCGTCCGGACTCTCTCGCGCCCTGTCGCGCGCAACCAGGGAGGAGCGAATGACCGCTTCAGAAAAGCGCATC encodes:
- a CDS encoding monovalent cation:proton antiporter-2 (CPA2) family protein — protein: MDTSLFLNALIFLVAAVVLVPLFKRIGLGEVLGYLAAGVVIGPSLLGLVPGPEDVFQFAQVGIVFLLFVIGLELKPSRLRAMRKPVFGFGSLQVLITTAILAAAGLALGLPPIAALVVGFSLGLCSTPLVLQLLAERRELQTRHGRNGFALLLFQDLAAIPVLAIVPILGGGLLLTEAPLQALAEVGIAAAALIALTVGGRYLLRPLFRLAAGAASREVFAGMTLTVVIGAALLMDVSGLSMALGAFIAGVLLADSEYRHMIEADIEPYKGLLLGLFFMAVGMTAEIGLLLEQPLVIAALTLGLLVLKGVSILFASRLYGLPWRESADLGVLLSQGGEFAFVLLTAAVTAQVLGVDLVNTLILVVSLSMATTPVLFLASSRWLRPRFRIETPARSFDEPENTQPRVIIVGFGRFGQIVGRVLQGLDIPYTVLDINPEQVDFVRRYGNQVYYGDATRLDLLEAAGVRDAQALVLAIGDIDASMQVAELIRSQYPTLPVLARARGRHHAHRLLRLGVHRLVRETLHSSLVLTQELLRRLGMPRVEAERAVETFRIHDEATLLRQLSVFGDEQKLIQTTQEAARELQTLYAADAEQRRKKNPG
- a CDS encoding DUF423 domain-containing protein, which gives rise to MRSVLAVGAVLGFLSVAIGASAEHALRPSVSDEVFRHLMTAVRYHQIGALIVTAIGLALLTPLARHTAKRLALSGWLFVAGTLLFSFSIYLSAVLNQPAITMVTPVGGITLMLGWLVLAWAALTALPGRSPSPQ